Sequence from the Terriglobales bacterium genome:
GTGAAAGCGTAGTCAGGGCTGGAGGCGAGGCTGGCTGGGGCGCTGAGTTCTGGCTGCTGACTCCGAGTCCGGCGCTTCGGTAATTTGACTCTCCACGACGCCTAGGCTAGCCTCTGAGATTCTGCTGCAGGTGAGCGCTTGCCATGCCATTCCATCGCAAATCACTGACCGCGCATGCTTTCCCTGGCGTCGGGCTGTTTTTTGCGGCCCTCACCTTGATTTTGCCGGCGCTGCCGGGAGTGCGCGCCCAGGCGTCGGCGATGAGGCCGGCACACGCGCCACACACCATGGTCGCAAGCCAGCACGAGGCGGCGTCGCAGGCGGGCGTGGAGATCCTGAAGCAGGGCGGCAACGCGGTGGACGCGGCGGTGGCCACCGGTTTCGCGCTAGCTGTGGTCCATCCGCAGGCGGGGAACATAGGCGGCGGCGGGTTCATGCTGGTGTACCTGGTGAACGGTAAACCCACATCGGCCAAAACCGGGCAGATGTGGGGCACCTTCAAGTTCATTGATTACCGCGAGAAGGCGCCGGCGGCCGCCACTCGCAATCTATACCTGGACGCGCAGGGAAACGTGATTCAGGGCGCCAGCCTGGTGGGCTACAAAGCGATCGGAGTCCCCGGGTCGGTCGCAGGGATGGCATACGCGGAGAAGAAATTCGGCAAGCTGACGCTGGCGCAAGTGATGGCCCCGGCGATCCGGCTGGCGCGTGAAGGGTTTGCGCTCTCCTACGAAGATGCGCAGGACTTGCGCAATCCGAAGCTGCACTTGCAGGAGTTTGCCGAGTCGCGACGCATCTTCCAGCGCGACGGCAACTATTACGAGCAAGGTGAAATCCTGAAGCAGCCGGAGCTGGCGCGCACCCTGGAGCGGATCGCGAAAAATCCTGAGGACTTTTATCACGGCGAGCTGGCGCGCGAGCTGGTGGCCGCGGTGCAGAAGGGTGGCGGCCTGATCACCGCAAAGGACCTGGCGGATTACGGGGTCAAGGAGCGGGAGCCGGTGCACGGGACGTATCGCGGCATGGATATTTACAGCGCGCCGCCGCCATCGTCGGGCGGAGTAGCGCTGCTGGAAATCCTAAACATCCTGGAGGGGTACGACCTGAAGAAGTACGGAGCGGGATCGGCGGAGGCGATGCACCTGACCATCGAGGCCTACCGGCGCGCGTTCTATGATCGAGCGGAGTTTTTGGGCGACCCCGATTTTGCCAAGATTCCGGTGGCGCAGCTGATCGACAAGAAATACGGCGCCGCGTGGCGGGAGTCGCTGGATCCGGACAAGGCAAGCGCGAGCAACGGGCTAAAGCGTCCGGCGATTTTCAGCGAGCTGGAGCGGTATGCGTCCAAATCAGTCGACGATCGAAGTTCGACGGTCGATGGTGGTCGTTTGCCGGAGTTGGCCCACGAGGGCGTGAACACGACGCACTATTCTGTTGTCGATGCTGAGGGCAACGCAGTCGCCGTGACGACAACGCTGAATGAGAGCTTCGGTTCGGCTGTAACCGCCGAGCGACTGGGCTTTCTGCTGAACGATGAGATGGACGATTTCAGCTCGAAACCCGGGGTGCCAAACCTGTACGGGCTGCTACAAGGCGAGGCCAACGCGATTGGACCGGGAAAGCGTCCGCTGTCGGCGATGACGCCGACGATGGTGATCAATAACGGGAAGCTGCTGCTGGTGATGGGATCGCCAGGCGGGCCGCGAATTATCACCACCGTGGCCAACGTGCTGCTGGGCGTGGTGGATTATGGACTGAACGTGCAGCAGGCGGTCAATGCGCCGCGTTTCCACGAGCAGTGGTCTCCGGATTGGGTGTACGCGGAGCGGGTGGGATTTTCGCCGGACACCATGAACCTGTTGCGCAACATGGGTCACAAGTTTGCCGGCGACGACCCGGTATGGTCGAGCGGATATTGGGGCGACGCCGAGGTGATCGAGATCAATCCCAAGACCGGGGAGCGCCTGGGTGCGAGCGACGCCAGGAACAACGGGAAGGCAGTGGGATACTAGAAGCGCATTTGAAATTTGTAATTTGTAATTGAAAAGCGGCGCCAGATAACCGACCACCGTGAACCGCAAACCATGTTTTACTGGGAGCTGACGGCTAATAGCTATGATGAAAGCGATGTCGACATTTGCTTACATACGGGAGCGCCTGCATCCGGGGCTACTGGAGGGATTAACCCGAGCCGGGGCGGAGGCGATCGAGATTTTCGCTTTTCGCGGGCACTTCGATTACGCGCAGCGGCGGCAGCATGTGCTCGAAATCGCGGGCTGGTTCCGGGATTCGGGGGCACAACTGAACTCGGTACACTCGCCGTTCTATAACAGCTACGATTGGGGACGGCGCGACGTGGCGCCACTCAACATTGCCGAGAAGGACCGCAAGGGCCGGATCGAGGCGATGGATGAGATCAAGCGTGCGATCGAAGTCGCCGAGCACGTGCCGTATCGTTACCTGGTGCAGCACGTCGGGATCAGCAACGAGGAGTTCGATGAACGCAAGTTCGAGGCGGCGATGACGTCGATCGAGCACCTGCGCGCCTTTGCCAAGCCGCTGGGCGTAAAGGTCCTGCTGGAGAACATTCCCAACGAGCTGTCGACGCCCGAGCGGCTGGTGGAGCTGCTGCAGACATCACATTTTGACGATGTGGGCGTGTGCTTCGACGTGGGTCACGCGCACATCATGGGGGACGTGGAGAGCGCCTTCACGATTCTGAAGCACTACATCCGCTCCACCCACGTGCACGACAACAAGAAAGATAAAGACGCGCACCTGTGGCCGGGGGAAGGAAACATTGACTGGGCGGAAACCATGAAGCTGCTGGGCTCGGCGCCGAATGCGCCGCCGCTGCTGCTGGAGATTGAGGGCGAAGGCAAGACGCAGAACCAGGTTATCAGCGGAATGAGCGAGGCGTTCAACCGGCTGGAGCAGGCGGTGAGCGCGGGAGCGTAGCCCACCAACTACGAGCCACGATTGAGCCATTATGGAGACACAAGAGGCAAAGGCAGTCGCGCCATGGGCGCGGATTGAAGAGATCGGAAAGCACGAGGGGCAAACGGTAGAGCTGCGCGGGTGGCTGTACAACTTGCGCGAGAGCGGGAAGCTGCTGTTTCCGCAGTTCCGCGACGGCTCGGGCGTGATCCAGGGCGTGGTACCGAAGAACCAGGCGCCGGAAGCGTTTGCGGCGCTGAAGGGACTGACCCAGGAATCAAGCGTGATTGTGCGCGGCAAGGTGCGGGCCGACAAGCGCGCGCCCGGCGGATACGAGCTCGACGTCAACGAAGTACAGGTAGTGCAGAAAGTGCCGGAGAACGATCCTTATCCGATCTCGCTGAAAGAGCATGGCGTCGACTTCCTGATGGAGCACCGCCACCTGTGGCTGCGCACGCCGCGGCAGGCGGCGATCCTGCGAATCCGCGCGGAGATCATCAAGGCAACCCGTGATTTCTTCGACTCCCAGGGATTTATTCTGACCGATCCTCCGATTTTGACGCCGGCCGCATGCGAGGGTACGACCACGCTGTTCCCGGTCGACTATTTCGAGGAGCAGGCCTACCTGACACAGTCGGGACAGCTGTACATCGAAGCCACGGCGATGGCCTTGGGCAAGGTGTATTCGTTCGGGCCCACTTTCCGGGCAGAGAAGTCGAAAACGCGGCGGCACCTGACCGAGTTCTGGATGGTGGAGCCGGAACTGGCGTTCGCCGAACTCGACGACTTGATGAACCTGGCCGAGGGGCTGCTCACGCACATCGTGGCGCGAGTGTTGGAAAGCCGGCGCAAAGAGTTGGGGCTGATTGGGCGCGACATCACGAAGCTGGAAAAGATTACCGCGCCCTTCCCGCGGATCAGCTACGACGAGGCAGTCGCAATCCTGCAGAAAGGTCATGCCGAGGGCAAGCTGGAGACAAAGTTCGAGTGGGGCGGCGACTTCGGTTCGCCCGACGAGACCTACATCTCGGGGCAGTTCGACCGGCCGGTGATGGTGCATCGCTACCCGGTGGAGGTGAAGGCGTTCTACATGGAGCCCGACCCGAAGAATCCGAAGGTGGCGCTGTGCGTGGACGTGCTGGCGCCGGAAGGATACGGCGAGATCATCGGCGGGTCGCAGCGCATGTCGTCCTACGATTTGCTGCGGCAGCGGATCCACGAACACAACCTGCCGGAAGAGGCTTTCAAGTGGTATCTGGATCTGCGGAAGTATGGATCGAATCCGCACGGCGGGTTCGGCATGGGCATTGAGCGCGCGGTAGCCTGGATCTGCGGTTTGGAGCACCTGCGCGAGGCAATTCCGTTTCCCAGAATGCTGCACCGCTTGTATCCGTAAGGTTTGTCAGTCGTGGCGGTTTGGACATAATCGATTGAAAGACTGACAGACTGAAAGACTTTCCTATGCCCGACGGAACCACAACACACCCCACGGCGTCGCCGGGGCCCATCATGGCGCCCGGAATGCCCGCCAAGAAAATCCGCGTCATCGGTGTTCCGCTCGACCTGGGGCAGACGCGCCGCGGCGTGGACATGGGCTGCTCGGCGGTGCGCGTCGCCGGACTGGAAGCGCGCCTGGAAGCGCTGGGGCACAAGGTAGAGGACGCAGGAAACATCGGCGTCACCATTGCCGAGACCAAGGCATCGTTCGGACATCCCAACGCCAAGTACCTGAAAGAAATTACGCAGACCTGTACCAAGGAAGCAGAGCTGGTGGTGAAAACGCTGGAAGCGGGCAAGGTACCGCTGGTGATAGGTGGGGACCACTCGATCGCCGTCGGCACCGTGTCCGGGGTTTCGGAGTTTTACCGGCGGCAGAACCAGGCGGTCGGGCTGCTATGGATTGACGCGCACAGCGACATCAATACGCCGGACAGCTCTCCCAGCGGCAACGTGCACGGCATGCCGCTGGCGGCGATCATGGGATTGTGGCCGTCGGAACTGGCCAATCTTTTCGGCTTCTCGCCCAAAGTCAGGCCGGAGAACTGCGTACTGATCGGGGTGCGTGACATCGATGCCATCGAGAAGGAAAACATCCGGCGCGCCGGCATCGAGGTGTTCACCATGCGCGACATCGACGAGCGCGGCATGCGTACAGTCATGGAAGAAGCGCTGCGCATGGCCGGCCGCGGCACCGCCGGGTATCACGTGTCACTCGACATGGATTGGATTGATCCCGAGGACGCGCCCGGCGTCGGCACTCCTGTGCGCGGCGGCGCCACTTACCGGGAAGCGCACCTGGCAATGGAAATTATCGCCGACCACGGGCGCATGCTGGGCTTCGAGATCGTGGAGGTGAACCCGGTGATCGACGAGCACAATCGCACCGCCGACCTGGCGGTGGAGCTGGCGCTATCGGCGTTTGGTAAGAAGATTCTCTGAAGGCCGGACATGACAAACAACGAACCTCAAAGGCAGCCATGGAAGCAGATGGAAAGCATTTCGCCCCCCGGTTCGCGCCGGAGTGACTTGACGCAAGTCGATTGCGACTCACGGCATTGCAGGCGGTCGCGTCCGGCCCGGCAGATTGCAACCCAGCAACTTTGATGTATCATGACGGCGCGTTGTTTTGAAGCGGTCGAGAGCAGCATCTGCTACCAGCACGTTCCTGCCTCCGAGGTCCCGATTCAAGATCCAACGTAACACCATAAAAAAGGATTTGCCCAACCATGGAACAAGGAACAGTGAAGTGGTTCAATGACGCGAAGGGATACGGCTTCATAAGCCGGGAAAATGGCGAGGACGTGTTCGTCCATTACTCGGCCATCCAGAGCGGCGGTTTTCGCAGCTTGCAGGAAGGCCAGACCGTGCAGTTCAACGTCGTCAAGGGACCCAAGGGCTGGCAGGCAGAAAACGTTCAACCGGTTTAAGCGGACGAATTTATAAATTCTTCAGGGCGGCGCTGCCGCCCTTAGTTTTTTGAACACCTTAGTCTTTCTGGTATGCTCTTTTCTTCCACCGGAGTGCAAATTCTTGCATTCCGAACTAACCCACCAGTCAGGAATTCAAACAGACTCGAGCCAAGCTGCTGATAACGCGGACAAAAATGTTCATCGGAAAACCCGGGATGGGTGAGGCAATTGCTCAACTCTCACCTGACACTGGTATTGTGCCGGAGGCTTGAGGATGCGTATTGCCCGATTGGTGATCTTGGCTTTCTTACTGCTGGCTACGTCAAGCTTGGTATGGGCGAATGGGGTGCCTGACCCGCAGATGATGGTGGATCCTCCGCCCTTTTGCGGGCCCCCAACCCTGGTGAGCTCGCCTTTCGATTTTGCCGCCAGTGGTGGAACTGGCACCTATTGCTTCCAACGAAGCGATGCCGGCCTTCCGTGGCTGACGTTGGATGTAAACCTGGGGGGCCTTTCGCTGACATTTACGCCCTCCCAGATCAGTTGTCCCACCGATGACCTTTACTTTGCTACGCCGTGTCAAAAGGTCACCGACGGCAGCGGCAATGTCACGGACTTACTTTTTGTCGCCGATGGCGTGGTCCATCCGGGCATCGGTACGGGAGCGCTTTTCATCATCGACATTAATCCGCCGGCAGGCACTTGCACGTTAACGGATACCTCCGGAACGTTCTGCTGGGGAACGGGGAATTTTCACGCCACCGGGCTCACGACGGTCGTCCCCGAACCGGCAAGCGCAGTCCTGCTGATAAGCGGAGTCGGGGCAATGCTGGGAAAACGTCGGTGGTTGCGGCGCTCCTAAACGGTCATCAATTCGAATGCAAAAAAGGGCGGGAATTCCCGCCCTTTGCAATGCTGAATGGACCGGAAAGTGTTACTTAGTCTTGCCCTTATACTGCTGGACCAGAGTAGCGAATAACGGATTCGCCTGCAGGCTTGACAGTTCGGGATCGCTCTCGGCCTGCCGCGCCGGATAGCCTCTCTCGAAGCATTGGCGCAGGGTTTGCAATGCCGGGACAGTATCGCCGGCGAGCGATTCGACAACCGCCTGGTTGTAGATCTGATTCACGTCATTGGGATCGACTGCCCGCGCGCGGCGGATGAAGAGCGCTGCCTGCGCGCGATCACCTTTCTTGGCGTAGTACAAGGCCAACGATCCCATAACCTCCGTGTTTCGCGGGTTCACCTGTAACTGCTTCAATGCGAGTGCAATGGCCTTGTCGTAGGTAGCATTGGCCTCCGCCTGTTTCCCCGACCAACGGTAGGCATCAGCCAAGTTGCCGGCCACCATCTCCTGGTTGGGATTCATTTCCATGGCTTTCCTGAACATCTCGACAGAGTCGTTGTAGCGCTTCAGGTAAAAGTACGCGGTGCCGAGGTTCGAGTAAGTGACGAAGTGGGGCTGGAAGGAGAGCGCTTTCTGAAACATAGGGACGCTCTCGTCGAACTTGTTTTGCTGAAAATAAACGACGCCCATGTTGCGGTAAGGGACGGGGTTATTGGGCGCTAACTCGCTCGCCTTCTTGTAGGCCGCGAGTGCCTGGTCATTGTCGCCCATCTTTATGAATGCCGAACCCAGCGCGTCGTAATTCAGCCAGTAATACGGATTCGTCTGGATCGCCTTCTTATAAGCGTCCACCGCTTCCGGCTTCCGGCCCGCGGTACGATAGGCGTCGCCCAGCTTGCGATATCCCTCGTCAAAATTGGGCGCCAGTTCCAGCGTCCGTTTCAGTTCGGCAATCGCCTCGGCCGGCTTGCCGGTGGCGGCATAGACCGCCCCCAGCGATGAGTGAACCTCGGGCAAGTTGTCATTAAGCCGATCGGCTTGTTTCGCCGCCGCCTCCGCCCTGGTGACCCAGCTGCCATCCGTGGTCTCGCGGTACATGCGCAGGCTGGCATCGGCAATTCCGGTATAGGCGAGCGCGAAGTTCGGATCTCGTTGCGTGGCCTGCTGGAACTGCTGCAGCGCCTCCTGGATGGTCTTGCGATCGAGTTCGCTGCGGCTGAAGACGTTTTTCGCCCGCAAGTAAACTTCGTAGGCATCGGCATTCTCGGTAGGATGGGCAGAAGTGCGCGCCATCTCCTCGGTGCTGGCCTTAATCGACAGCGCCGAGACCAATTTCGAGTAGGCGTTGTCTTCCAGCGTAAGCAGGTCCTGCTTGAGGCCGGAGAATTCCTGCGTCCACAGCCGCTTTCCGGCTTCGACGTCGTCCAGGTTCATGACCAGGCGGATCTTGTCGCCTTCGCCTTGCAAATTTCCGGTGACGACATACTTCGCGCCCAGGGTATTAGCGGCATCGGCCGGCGACGTATCGGGCTTGAGCTTGGCCACGGCGCTAGGCGCGGCGATCTGCACGTCCTTCAACTGGAAAAGCTTGGCGGTGAGGGCATCGACCACGCCGTCGCCGATGTAGCCCAGTGTCTTTTCATCGCCGATGATCTTCAGCGGCAACACCGCGACGTGCTTGGTTTCGACCACCGGCACAGCTGCGGCCTGTGGGCCGCCAAAGATGCGATGGCGCACCCACGGAACCGCCATCAGCCCGGCAGCTAGGACCAGCACCGCGGCCACCGCCACCAGCCACGTCCGGCTGACCGCGAATCCTGGAAGCGCGATCTGCACGCTGCGCGAGCCGGACTTAGGCGGCGCGGTCGCGGTGTCCAGGTCGTGCAGGATTTCCCCGGCGGTCTGGTAGCGCTGCGCGGGATCGCGCTCGATGCACTTCATGATGACGCGCACAATCCAGTCAGGCAGGTCGGGATTGAGGGTCTTAGGACTGGGCGGCGCTTCGTGCACGCGCTTGTACATCAGCTGCAGGGTGGTGTCGGCGTGGAACGGGACATCCCCGGTGACCATCTCGTAGAGGATAAGGCCAAGCGCGTAGAGATCGGCGCGATGGTCGATTTTTCCGCCCTGCACCTGCTCCGGGGCCATATAGCGCGGCGTTCCGAGGAACTCGCCGCTCTTGGTCATGCCGGTGTCCTGCTCCAGCGACTTGGCAAGACCGAAGTCGGAGACGTACACGTTCTCCTGCTTGTCGAGCAGGATGTTCTGCGGCTTGAAATCGCGGTGCACCACACCTTCGCTGTGGGCGGCATCCAGTGCGCTGCACAGTTGCCTGGCGATCTTGATGGCATGCTCGATGCTGAGCTTGCCCTGCTGCGTGAGCAGGCCGTGGAGGTCCTGGCCTTCGACGTAGGCCATGGAGATGAACTTCACTCCGGCGGCCTCGCCCAAATCGTGAATGCGCAGAATGTTCTTGTGGGAAACCTTGCTCGCCAGCAGCAATTCCTGCTTGAAGCGCGCCTCCACGCCGGGATCGCGAGCCAGGTCGGGACGAATCAGCTTGAGCGCGACAGGACGTTGCAACT
This genomic interval carries:
- the ggt gene encoding gamma-glutamyltransferase; translation: MPFHRKSLTAHAFPGVGLFFAALTLILPALPGVRAQASAMRPAHAPHTMVASQHEAASQAGVEILKQGGNAVDAAVATGFALAVVHPQAGNIGGGGFMLVYLVNGKPTSAKTGQMWGTFKFIDYREKAPAAATRNLYLDAQGNVIQGASLVGYKAIGVPGSVAGMAYAEKKFGKLTLAQVMAPAIRLAREGFALSYEDAQDLRNPKLHLQEFAESRRIFQRDGNYYEQGEILKQPELARTLERIAKNPEDFYHGELARELVAAVQKGGGLITAKDLADYGVKEREPVHGTYRGMDIYSAPPPSSGGVALLEILNILEGYDLKKYGAGSAEAMHLTIEAYRRAFYDRAEFLGDPDFAKIPVAQLIDKKYGAAWRESLDPDKASASNGLKRPAIFSELERYASKSVDDRSSTVDGGRLPELAHEGVNTTHYSVVDAEGNAVAVTTTLNESFGSAVTAERLGFLLNDEMDDFSSKPGVPNLYGLLQGEANAIGPGKRPLSAMTPTMVINNGKLLLVMGSPGGPRIITTVANVLLGVVDYGLNVQQAVNAPRFHEQWSPDWVYAERVGFSPDTMNLLRNMGHKFAGDDPVWSSGYWGDAEVIEINPKTGERLGASDARNNGKAVGY
- a CDS encoding sugar phosphate isomerase/epimerase family protein, yielding MSTFAYIRERLHPGLLEGLTRAGAEAIEIFAFRGHFDYAQRRQHVLEIAGWFRDSGAQLNSVHSPFYNSYDWGRRDVAPLNIAEKDRKGRIEAMDEIKRAIEVAEHVPYRYLVQHVGISNEEFDERKFEAAMTSIEHLRAFAKPLGVKVLLENIPNELSTPERLVELLQTSHFDDVGVCFDVGHAHIMGDVESAFTILKHYIRSTHVHDNKKDKDAHLWPGEGNIDWAETMKLLGSAPNAPPLLLEIEGEGKTQNQVISGMSEAFNRLEQAVSAGA
- the asnS gene encoding asparagine--tRNA ligase, yielding METQEAKAVAPWARIEEIGKHEGQTVELRGWLYNLRESGKLLFPQFRDGSGVIQGVVPKNQAPEAFAALKGLTQESSVIVRGKVRADKRAPGGYELDVNEVQVVQKVPENDPYPISLKEHGVDFLMEHRHLWLRTPRQAAILRIRAEIIKATRDFFDSQGFILTDPPILTPAACEGTTTLFPVDYFEEQAYLTQSGQLYIEATAMALGKVYSFGPTFRAEKSKTRRHLTEFWMVEPELAFAELDDLMNLAEGLLTHIVARVLESRRKELGLIGRDITKLEKITAPFPRISYDEAVAILQKGHAEGKLETKFEWGGDFGSPDETYISGQFDRPVMVHRYPVEVKAFYMEPDPKNPKVALCVDVLAPEGYGEIIGGSQRMSSYDLLRQRIHEHNLPEEAFKWYLDLRKYGSNPHGGFGMGIERAVAWICGLEHLREAIPFPRMLHRLYP
- the rocF gene encoding arginase, producing the protein MPDGTTTHPTASPGPIMAPGMPAKKIRVIGVPLDLGQTRRGVDMGCSAVRVAGLEARLEALGHKVEDAGNIGVTIAETKASFGHPNAKYLKEITQTCTKEAELVVKTLEAGKVPLVIGGDHSIAVGTVSGVSEFYRRQNQAVGLLWIDAHSDINTPDSSPSGNVHGMPLAAIMGLWPSELANLFGFSPKVRPENCVLIGVRDIDAIEKENIRRAGIEVFTMRDIDERGMRTVMEEALRMAGRGTAGYHVSLDMDWIDPEDAPGVGTPVRGGATYREAHLAMEIIADHGRMLGFEIVEVNPVIDEHNRTADLAVELALSAFGKKIL
- a CDS encoding cold-shock protein, with protein sequence MEQGTVKWFNDAKGYGFISRENGEDVFVHYSAIQSGGFRSLQEGQTVQFNVVKGPKGWQAENVQPV
- a CDS encoding PEP-CTERM sorting domain-containing protein (PEP-CTERM proteins occur, often in large numbers, in the proteomes of bacteria that also encode an exosortase, a predicted intramembrane cysteine proteinase. The presence of a PEP-CTERM domain at a protein's C-terminus predicts cleavage within the sorting domain, followed by covalent anchoring to some some component of the (usually Gram-negative) cell surface. Many PEP-CTERM proteins exhibit an unusual sequence composition that includes large numbers of potential glycosylation sites. Expression of one such protein has been shown restore the ability of a bacterium to form floc, a type of biofilm.), whose product is MRIARLVILAFLLLATSSLVWANGVPDPQMMVDPPPFCGPPTLVSSPFDFAASGGTGTYCFQRSDAGLPWLTLDVNLGGLSLTFTPSQISCPTDDLYFATPCQKVTDGSGNVTDLLFVADGVVHPGIGTGALFIIDINPPAGTCTLTDTSGTFCWGTGNFHATGLTTVVPEPASAVLLISGVGAMLGKRRWLRRS
- a CDS encoding protein kinase codes for the protein MNCPQCGTSNLAAVSKCIRCGAALVPIGEAATFAGVSLPPVPGVGAQGAASAPAPALAPSAAPAQDPNHPTAGSWTALGIGAGSDQVDFGPRYRIDRMLGQGGMGAVYKAWDKELQRPVALKLIRPDLARDPGVEARFKQELLLASKVSHKNILRIHDLGEAAGVKFISMAYVEGQDLHGLLTQQGKLSIEHAIKIARQLCSALDAAHSEGVVHRDFKPQNILLDKQENVYVSDFGLAKSLEQDTGMTKSGEFLGTPRYMAPEQVQGGKIDHRADLYALGLILYEMVTGDVPFHADTTLQLMYKRVHEAPPSPKTLNPDLPDWIVRVIMKCIERDPAQRYQTAGEILHDLDTATAPPKSGSRSVQIALPGFAVSRTWLVAVAAVLVLAAGLMAVPWVRHRIFGGPQAAAVPVVETKHVAVLPLKIIGDEKTLGYIGDGVVDALTAKLFQLKDVQIAAPSAVAKLKPDTSPADAANTLGAKYVVTGNLQGEGDKIRLVMNLDDVEAGKRLWTQEFSGLKQDLLTLEDNAYSKLVSALSIKASTEEMARTSAHPTENADAYEVYLRAKNVFSRSELDRKTIQEALQQFQQATQRDPNFALAYTGIADASLRMYRETTDGSWVTRAEAAAKQADRLNDNLPEVHSSLGAVYAATGKPAEAIAELKRTLELAPNFDEGYRKLGDAYRTAGRKPEAVDAYKKAIQTNPYYWLNYDALGSAFIKMGDNDQALAAYKKASELAPNNPVPYRNMGVVYFQQNKFDESVPMFQKALSFQPHFVTYSNLGTAYFYLKRYNDSVEMFRKAMEMNPNQEMVAGNLADAYRWSGKQAEANATYDKAIALALKQLQVNPRNTEVMGSLALYYAKKGDRAQAALFIRRARAVDPNDVNQIYNQAVVESLAGDTVPALQTLRQCFERGYPARQAESDPELSSLQANPLFATLVQQYKGKTK